The DNA window acgccactgtaggggcggctccatcaccagccgcccctataaaaaatttatcccgttgctacaaaccgtttttcacgtagtgtctGAATAATTCTTGACTGCAAACCCACATAGAGCTAAACACACGGCATCACTACTGCTGAACCACCCACTTAACTGAACGTTGAACAATGCTTCGCACCTGGCTAGCTGCGTCTCATCTAGGTATAACTTTGATCAGCTTGTACCTTGTAGAGCCCACGAAGGAAAATAGCAATGCTAAAATAGGACTGATCATCACAGGGTTTGTGTGTCTGTGATCGGCCGGCCAGGGATGTGGGTGTGTGCAAGACTTCATGTTTTATTGTCACTGATGATGTATCTGTCTCCTTTGTGTGTTTCTGtcaataagggggtgtttggatcctttcatttggaggaattgaaatatAGATAATAAATTAGGTTATTTGGATTGGAATTTGATATTCTACCACTTTCCAGAGTTCATTTATAAGCATatatcaaattcatagggtgggagatgaaaattaattctatagatcaccatgctatgtttctagtttgcaacttataacacgctcttcaactcGCTCTCCTACGatagaaatgcaacacataaaTATATCTCTCGTATAgctaacaataatatacaaatataatctaTATACAACCATATTGGTTTAATTAATGAGTCAAAATTAAGattatttaaataaatttaatttcaatgatccaaacggggccttaggGAAATTGACTGGCTCCACCACTGCTTGCTGCTTAAAACTGGGACAAAGTCCGACTCAAACCAAAAACTAAAACGAGAGAATTCACACGACGTACTTACCATGCACAGATGCATGTTACATTAAGTGATTATATAAGTAGTAGCAACACACTGGTACATAATAAGGTACATGCACACACAAATAGCTGATAAGAGCCCATATATACACGAGAGCTAGTACGACGCATGCGCATGCCTTACACGTCGTCTGATCCGGCCTTACATTTTATTCTTGCTATATATAACAAGCTGGTCACCGAGCTCGTCTTACACGTACTCGGCAGGGAAAGGGACAGGCGGACAGCGCGTGTCCATACGTTCGCCGCCGCCTCTACTGCGCCGCGACCGCGACCTGTCCAACCTCCTGTGTTGTTGACGCGGTGGCAGGCGCCCAGACGACGCCGCCCCTGCCGGTGAAGTGGCACACCGCCGCGTCCCCAGGCTTGAGACGCCGCGCCACGAAGAAGGCGTTGTCGGGGCTGAACCGCGACGTGTCGAGGTGGCACACCGCGAGCGCCCGCATCGTGCTGGggctggtggcggcggcgccgtcGTCCTCCGAGGCGATCCGCGTCAGCGTCACCTCATACACCCGGGTGGGGTTGACGGCGTGGCAGTAGAACACCGCGTACGGGAACTCCATGCTGTGGCACGTCATGGTGGTCGCCGGCTGCCCCGGGGCGGTGACGGCCCTCACCGCGGCCACCTTGTACGGCGGGCTCCCCGGCGGCGAGGCGACGCCCTCTGCGGGCACGTCGGCGGAGGAGGAGAAGGCCCGGAGGTCGCGCGTCCCGAGCACCGACGCCGCGAGCTCGACCATCGACTCGATGGACGCGGCGCACACGTGCTGCTCGCCCTCCACCCCGTGCGGGTGCTCGCAGGTGCGCACCGTGGACCACATGTCGCGGGGCGCCATGGAGAGGGTAGACGCCATGGGTCCAAACTTCGACATGATTCTGGAGAAGTTGCTGGTGGACAGCGCGATGGAATCGCTGACGTCGCGACGTAGGAAGGGGACGGGCGACGCTGATGGCTCAATGTAGGGGCTCACCATGGTCCCTGGCGTCAACGCGTCTTCCGTGAACAGGAGGGTTGCAAAGTTGAAGTGACCATGGCTATGTCCGGTGCCATGCTGCCCATGGCCATGCACGTGTTCAAGTACCTCTGCTAAGCAAACCATTAGAAAGCTTATATATATACCACAAGAGGATTGATGATAGTTATCACATTACTAAACTATCATACCTTTCTTATGAGGACGACCCATATGAAGTGAAGGAAAATTATTTAAGTCCCATCTATGATTAGCTTTCTCATTATCTCCTTTTGTAGCAAAATCCCATCTATGGTTGGATTTCCCTTCCTCTTGTTTTGCGTCGAAATCCCATCTGAAATCTGCTTTCTTGCCATCCGCTTTTGTGGCAAAATCCCATCTATGATTGGTTTTCTCGTCATCTTCTTTTGCATCGACATCCCATCTAAAATCAACCTTCTTGTCATCTCCATCTATGGCAAAATCCCACCTATGGTCAGCTTTCTTGTCATCTTGTTTTGCATCGAAATTCCATCTAAAACCAACCTTCTTGTCATCTCCTTTTGTGGCAAAATCCCATCTATGATTGGCTTTTTCTTCACCTTCTTTTGCATCAAAATCCCATCTAAAATCAGTCTTCTTGTCATCTCCATTTGTAGCAAAATCCCACCTATGATTGGCTTTTGTGTCACCTAGTTTTGCATCAAAATCCCATCTGAAATCAGCCATCTTCTCATCCACTTTTACGGCAAAATCCCATCTGTGGTTAGCTTTCTTGTCATCTTCTTTTGCATCGAAATCCCATCTGAAATCAGCCTTCTTGTCATCTCCATTTGTGGCAAAATCCCACCTACGATTGGCTTTCTTCTCATCTTGTTTTGCATCGAAATCCCATCTGCaatcggccttcttgtcatccgcTTTTGTGCCAAAATCCCATCTGTGATTGTCTTTCTTGTCATCTTCTTTTGCATCGAAATCCCATCTGAAATCAGCCTTCTTGTCATTACTCTTCGAGAAGTTTGTTGATGATGTGCAACCGACCCGGATGCTTGATCAGGTTTGGGTGACAGTGACAAAGGTCCCCAGAGCACTCCGTGCTTTTATTCCTTTGTGGGCAGTAGGATCTATCATTGGGACCACTCAAAAGGTGGATATGATCCATCTCCGTGCTACAGGACAGGTCCGCATCTTGGTGGCGGTGCTTGATGCAAAAAAGATTCCGGAACTGGCAGATGTGTGTGTAGGTGCGGCCATCTACCGCCTTTTTTTTTAAACCAGATGATACACCACAGGTTGTCGCCTCTGATCCGGATGATGATGACCTTTNNNNNNNNNNNNNNNNNNNNNNNNNNNNNNNNNNNNNNNNNNNNNNNNNNNNNNNNNNNNNNNNNNNNNNNNNNNNNNNNNNNNNNNNNNNNNNNNNNNNGCAACATTGCTTGAATGGGCCATCAATCTCATGGCAGATGTGGTGGAAAATGAAAGCTACAACAAGATGAATGCTCGTAACATTGCTATAGTTTTGCACCAAATATGACCAAGGTTACTGGCAAGCATATTTGTTTCGCTACCTACATTACTTTTTAGAATCTGTATCTAACCACGGAGCATTGATTCCTCAGATGGCCGGgtatttttcacccatgggtaAACGGTTACGGGGACTGCTGGAATATACCCATAccgcgtacccgatgggtgagggtttggtccatttacgtacccgtgggtagtgtgtttagtccatatttagaccctaatggagtaaatacccgtcgggtatcgggtcacgggtccccattgccatctttacttccatgccaaggctcggcccaagcagcagcacacaactcatgggccgacccaaggATCTAAAACAACAGGCCGAAAGAGCGGTCCAGCCACCGACTGGAAGATCTGGCTGAAGAGGAACCGCCCGCTCGTCGACTACTtcgacccacctctctgaccggagctcTCTTCTCTTCGGACTCCGGCCCTCCTCCGGATGGCCTCACCTGTCGGAAAGctggcccaaagcgctacttctgactccgacccccgTCTCCAACCGGGGTTCACAGAaaccctgctcaccactcttctccgactagcgcgacCAGGACCGACtgggccatccgaccgggaacGCCCGCTCAGAAGGAACCAGGCGACGAACGAAAAAGCAAGCCAGGGCGCATagagtcaaaccacgataccaggggccataccctgTATAGTACTCTACAACTACCCTGAcacgaacagtattgtaggcaccgacatttccttctacagtattgtaggcgccgttaactcccatacggtaaggcccccacatgcctctgggcatcgtagtgttgtgggcgccaggatttaccgtaccaggtgaacatggtgaaactcctcacatgcctctaggcatcagtgTTTGCAGGTACCAACATCTACTATTTCTGAAGGCaatgcaacctcccatgtgcatctgatatTCTACAGTGACGActaatagtgttgtaggcacctaccattatcttgtatccgccggcatgggcaacagagcccagtagcatacgtaccctcaccctctcacttgtaaagccatcccttttatctataaaaggggatgcgctccctccaacagaAGGAGAGCTTCTTTAGTCCTTTGAGTAAACCAACATCGATCGAGTTCATCAGCTCGCAACCATAGAACCGCCGagtttgtaccccaagcacacgcttgaacacttagctcatagtgtaGCTcatgtcgctcttggcccttccgtccggagccgaccggaccttttgtacaccccatctttctccttctcgtttgtaaccccactgcaaactttgagcacctgggctcaggaataaagtcactgaccgacccaaactggacgtagagcacgttgcctgaaccagtataaaccctgtgtcattgagtgctaggccacctccgatcacaacgtatggcaaaactacaaatatttactagttggtcatatTCTGCACCGACATGTTCTATTTGAGCTCACATCCTAAATGTCCATGAAAAATTAAGTGTTTTGTTAAACATTACTCGAACTACTATTTTGGTGACTCCGATGAAAAAAATCAATAATATCATAATGTGGTCTAAAAATCCTAAGAATTGGTATGGGGGAATAATGTGGGTGTATAATCTTGACATAAATTTTAAATCATTTAACAAAGCAGGACTATACACTATTCACAAATGGGTACATCCCTTACATAGTTTCATATAACTAGATGAGAGATGTACTACCATTGGTGAACAATGTGTGGTGCCTCTTTTtttaaaaccatttaaaaattTTAATTGGAATATTATACACCAAAAACATGTTGTCACATAAGTTTGTAGGATTTTCTAATAAAGTTTCGAACTATTAGAACTATTTTATGTTAATTTGGAGATAGAAGGATGAATTATCCATAGCAAACAAATGATTTTTTTCATCCATCTCTGGATATGGCCTGGAGTGAAACATACGAGCAATTTTAATAAGTGGGACTATACATCCTTCACAAATAGAAACATCTCTCACTTAGTCATATAACTATGTGCGGGACATATCCATCTGTGAACAATGTGCAATACCTCGTTGTTAAAATTATTTAAAATTTTTGTGCAATGATTATACACCAAAATCATGCTGTCATGTAAGTTTATAGACTTCCTTGACCAAGTCTAGATATTATTACATTCATTATATGGTAATTCAACAAATACTTGCAATTTGATCAGAAAATTTCGCAAATTGACTCAACAACATATTTTGGGTACATAAGCATTCCATAAAAAAATCAAGCAATTTTAATAAAGTGGGACTATACATCCTTCACAAATTGATACATCTCTCACTTAGTCGTATAACAATGTGCGGGATGTATCCATTTGTGAACAACATGCAGTACAAGTTTGTTAATTCATTTGAATTTTTTATGCGTTGATTATACCAAAATTATGTTGTCATGCAAGTTTGTAGAGTTTTCTAAGTGTAGATATTATTACTTTATTATATGGTAATTCAACAAATAATTGCAATGATTACTAAATTTGACTAGAAAAGTTAATTAACCAGACGGTTTATGCAATAAATGTCaaaaaattcaaaaccatcaGGGAATTTCACGTCTTTAATAGTGTACCTAAGACCCGAAACCCGGCAGGTTTTTTACTCTATTAGACCAAGGGTATGGGTCAATCTCATCCATGAGTTTGTTAATTTCCAAAAAGCTAGACCAGCGAGTTTGTGGGCATGGATCTAGGCGTGTAGCACCTAAACCCATAAACCCCATGGGTTTTTTAAACTCAATCTATCATATCATCACACAGTacatttagaaaataaaaaatgtgaaatgaaagaaaaaaaaccgaaacaaagaacatgcatgCTCCTTACGTGAATGCTGTAGCTAGCTAGTGGGTCTCAGTTATGCCTAGTCGCAGTGCATCCACTGGACTCAGCATATGGCGGGCTGCTGGCGCTGAGCAttgagcctgttcgtttggctgtggcttgtcgtaaacgatcgtaaattttcgatcgatatagtatttttctttcacacaaatcaatcaacagtacttcttcacgaaccagcaacgatacgaatcagccaTCTGAGCATGCTGTTAGCAGGCCGTGGCCCACGTGCATGCAGGTCAGCCCGCTGAGTGTTTGAGTTGCAGGCGTAGTGCACAGGCGCAGTCACGTAGAGCTGTTGTGTCCCATCTCGCCAAGTGATTCAACGTTGGGCATCTTGGTGAGCTATAAAGTaggctaaggccttgtttagttggcgatttttttaGCGAAatggtactatagcactttcgttgttatttggcaattagtgtccaatcatagtctaattaagcttaaaagattcgtctcgtgaatttcgtctaaactgtgtaattagttttattttttatttatatttaatgcttcatgcatgcgtccaaagattcgatgtgatggagaatcttaaaaatttttgcaaaatgaaagggaactaaacaggcaccaaGAGTCATTAAAGGAGTACCAAGTCACAACTCACTTGAGTGGACGACTATCTGGAGTTGTGCTTGCAAAATATTGAAAAAAAAATCTGTTTCTGGTTTTGAGCTAACTCGAACTTGTGAAGATGGGCTCAACGAAAAGCCTATTAATATGGgcacagtgttttcctaaacgctaaacggtaaacagtcggtcacctaccgtttagctattattcgggctaaacggtcaattaaacgggctaaatggtCAATTAAACGGGTAAACggacgattaaacggaaacggacggaaacggcgcaccaccgtgtagcgtgtacacggcgtgtacacgggctacacggccgtgtaggcgaacagtgTATGGGCAATATTCATGTGCAAACTAATTAATCTGTGTAAACTTGGAAACTATCAGTCAGGACTACTGAATGCTCATCTAATGGATGGGGTGAAGGGGCTTAAGCGTAAAAAAAAAGACGGCGGGTGGGGGGGCTTCCACCTCTTAACACATCTAGTAGTCCTGATTTGTAGTTTCTAAGTTTGCACAGGTTAGTCGAttttaaggatggcaacgggtcgggttcggatcgggtggagtctccgtgcacccaaaaccgaaacccgaaatcgaaacccgaatccgccccgaaaaccgattcgggtggaaatccatcaccaaaaccaaacccgcggatacccaaaacccgaacggatacccgaaacccgaatggatacccgaaacccgcggatatatatacacatattcacatgtataaacaagaggcaacaaataataaatattttcatgagtcaactttaaataaatttaataatctaagtaaacaaattattatttgcatattataaaacatgagttttaattccaaatgatttattttggatatccattggatatccacgggtggaaaaccaaacccgaaaccgaatCCGATTGGTTTCGGGGGCCCGAACCCGAAAATcgtgggtgaaaaaccatccccaaacccaaactcgcagaacccgaaacccgcggatatccgccCCAAACCCGATTCGTTGCCATCCTTAGTCGATTTGCACCTGATACGACAGCATACCTATCCAGCTTAGATAGGTTACGTATTGGGCCTAAATGGCATATGGGCTTTCCAGCTTAGATAGGTTACGTATTGGGCCTAAATGACATATGGGCCTCATAGGTGGGCTGGATCTGAGCAACGCTGCCTGCCTGTACATAAATGTGCCTGCCTGTACACAAATAAGTTGAGCTGATTGTTTCCAACACAAATTACAAAGTACTTTCTATGATTGTTGACTTTTACTTGCTGCCATTTTTTGAGGTTATATTTACATACATGTTCTTGCAATAAACACAATAATATCCGTAGGGCCTTGATTCATGCAGTATTCATCAGGTATTAAACCTCAAATCGCCATAGATAGGCACTGGTATTCTTTAGTAAATAGTAAATATATCCAGCTGACAACACCATAATGTGGTTTAGGTCCTCGTGAGTAGCTCACAAGTTGCTGAAACCACGTATGCATCTGTGAATCGATAAAACTTTTTCTCAACCCATATATGCGTCAAGAACGTATTTGTCAATCTCAAGCCATCTCAATGTTCCTGTGATGCTCTGGCTTTGTTGAAATCAAACTAAAAATGTACATGAAAAAGTAACACCAAATTGCACAGAACATAGCTACAATAATCTCCATAAAGAAAGGCCTCTGTGTTTGCGTCTTGAACAAAGGGAGCGTGTCCAGGATGTCCCCTTGAATAAGCTGAGCTAAACCCAAAACTTCCAGCAAGACATAGCAAAGGGGCAATGCAGAAATAAATGGAGCAAGAATTCTTCAGTGTCCAAATGGCATAGCACACAGGTGTAATTTTCCAACACCATATTCTTCCTCTTCAGAAGTTCCCGGAACTTTTCATTTGGGCTGACAATAGGAGTCCCCACAACCAAGAGTATGCCAAAGGCACCTGTCGGGTGCCCATCAGATGCAAATAAGCTTTGTTTGAAGCAAACACATTGGAGCCCCAGTTGTGAGACCAGACATCCTTTCCTTGAAGAAGATGAGTGCCCTCTAGAAGAAATGCTAGGCGGGTCATAGGGCTTCAATGGAGAGAGGAAGATGGAAGAGTTCATACATTTCCCTGCAGACAAAAACTTTTGAACAGAAATGTGCCTATCCTTGGCAAAAGAAGAGCTCTGGGAATTGAGTACTATGCAGCCTGTCATTCCAAATATCTGTCCAGAAAAGACAGGAGGACCCCATCGCTGATTATGACTGAAGCCATGCCCTTAAAAGAGTCTAGAAATTTGAGAGCATCTTCCACCAGAAGGATCCCCTTTTATTGTTGATTGGCAGATTACCAGTTGGGTAATGACAACTCCAAACCAGTTGAACCCAGGGGATATCTTGTTTATTGAAAAATTTATGGAGGTGTTTCAGTAACAAATTTCATTCTGAGAGTAGAGATTGAGAACACCAAGACCACCATTCTCTTTAGGTACACACACTAGTTTCCAGGAAGCTTTTTAGTACATTCAATAGGCTCAATTTAACAATTTTCTGGCAAAGATACAAGTACCTCCAAAAAAAAAGATAGAAGCATGCTGTCAAACTGCTAGATATTTGGCAACAGTAATCAAAACTAAGATGCAGGACTGCAAGTAACTAACTTAGAAAAAAAGGTATAAAGCAGGAAAAACAAGCCATAGTATCATTACCTTTCCTGATTATTCTCACTGACCTTTGGGTCAATCTCCAACTTTTCCAATTTTGAAGCTAGGTCAGCCTCACTTTCTGCCACACTGATTGCCGGAACTGATGATTCTGTTTTCTTGTTGGGCTCTCAGAAGTCTCCCCTTCATTTCAAACATTACTGCAACAGTAATGAAACTTGTGAGCTGAACAGGTGAGAAAACAAAAGGAAATTCAGTGGAAGGGGATTATTTGGATACAAACAAGTCTTGAGAAATTTGTAAAAAGGACACCAGTGGCAATTCTAATGGTCAGAGAGTTTTGATGAAACAATACATTGCATCCAAATGGTAAACTGCACTATCTGCTTTGCAAAAATAAGATTAAGCACAAATAAAATTGTAGAAAACATAAGTGAATAATTCTATTGGTTTCTGTGTTTGTAAGTGTTTTCAAAAGTTCTGTGCGACACTAACAAATATTCCAATATTATGGATAGGCACTACTGGACAATATGCTTTGTTGGACAATAAATTTGTGAGAATCAACCCCAGATCTACTATAGATAACCCCTAACAATGTTATGTTGCACATCCCATTGAGTCAGTTTGTCAAACTACTACACAATTTATGACATCAATCAAAGCTATGAACAAGACAGACAGACAGTTTAAATAGAAATTACCTTTCTTGATGATCTCCACTGACCATTAGAGCCCCATCCGAGTGGGATGACTGAAAGGAATTCCCTGTGTTAGTACTTGTACTTTTCCTGAATCATCTGATGAAACAATAATAAAGGACTGTAAGGAACTCCATTGTGTAGCAATTTACTTTGATTTTAGTTGTAGCAACaaatgaaataataaaacaacttAAGAGTGGCCCACAGATCGATAGCCATAGTATTATCATTTTTCATTTGGGAAAATGCGAAAATAGCAAAAAGAAGCTTTATCTAGATCTTTACCTGTATAATGTCCCCTGTTTCTTGATCTCCTCTGCATGGGATGACTTCGAACCATGTTCCTCAACAGCATTGCTGGAAGGATTAACAACTTCAATATCAGCAGCACTGATCCAATTAGCAGCTAATCCTGAATCTTCAGCCATGCATTTCTTTAATTCTCTCTGCAAACATGATTACCGTATACAATATGAGCAAACAGCTGTATAACTTGACCTAAACTGCATAGTATCTTACTAATATATAAGCTACCAGTGCTCTGAATTCAGCTAAGAAATGCCAAATCGAAGTCATgtggtgtcgatagaatatcgtcggcagtcctccgaggggtatcccatgaagatagattgatcggcagaggagcgtgagatcaagaacaagaaggcaacagagacacacgagttagacaggttcaggccgtcagtatgacgtaataccctactcctgtggtctgttggtttgtattagctatcgtatgatattgcgtgagtttggagggggtccctgctcgtcttatatagtccggggagcagggttacaagtcggttagatctgagagataaccagaaagtaataactgattacatgaatcttgggatcatacatatcctaacagatctcgtattatcttcaggatatcttccagatgtcttgcgggaggcgccgagcaaagtcgtgccccgcaaggtttCGTCTTGTGGGCCAGGtcgcccctgagggcgcagcccatgtggtctgccatgggtatccggggtcatacccccatagctagtccccgagcaccttataCCCACTGTGCAACGTCGTcttaagcttgtccgagcaggtgcgaacgaagccgagcagtcgaactcatggtccgaccatcgcgatgagttgctgagcagttgtgagcagttgccgaatAGCATGTGCTGTCACCGAGCAGCACGAACCGTAGCCGAGCAGCgtaacccaagcacggcttgtcataagggtgtaaggagctcaagttcagaatcgaaaatttcgtcgcagtggaccaagtgtgcctacttagagtccgaccacgagaaaatgagatagtcttcttcagcttcaagagacgcggagtcttccagaataaagcaagcacattcaccgcgaggtgaaagtgtgcccacttagtccccgagcctggcagtagatgacgtagtcatgtggtgccagggtacaaagtagaagaatagtgaAAGACCAGTCAAGGCAAGCAGCCAGTCCTTGAGCGTAGCCCTAAAATggagagagagcacattcaccgcaaggtgaagtgtgcccacttagtctccgagcctggcagtaggtgacgcagtcacgtggttgccagggtcagaaacaaaagAATAGTACAAAGACCtaccgagcaggcagctagtccccgagccgtTTACGAAAGATATCTGAAAAGCccaaccatggagaaaaaatcagagcAATGGCTTACAGCACTGTTCACTGAGCCTCATAAATGGCAGAGAAGTTGGCGATTATTCGGCGAGTGATAACCAACGGCGGGGTGATAAATAAGCGACACGGCCGTGATTGCGtaaaagcccaggtaacggcccataaGCTGCGTCGGAGAATTTGGAGAGGCGCAAAccacgggaacggtttcccaaaaaccctcaattGTCAAAAACAGTtgagggagtgctttataactgcgccgccgcacccCACGCCCCCCACATTTGCCATTTCGCCATTCCATCTTCCTTCTCAACTCTTGTGCTTCCCGATTCGCATCGACGCACGCATCCGCCACCAATCTCAAaccagatctaagagatggcgccgaagaagggaggCTGTGAAGCCGAGGAAGGCGGTCGCCGGGGCCAGCCGCGACGAGGAATGGGTGCCGTCGAAGATGGGGGAGGCAGAGCTCAACGGATGGTAGCGACGGGCGTTCTTCCAGACCGCGTCACCGCCCGGATGGTGGCTAGCCAACGGTGAGCCCGTCCGGACACCTCACACTGATGATGCTGtagtgtttgaggattatttctggcgagggtTGAGGTTTCCTGTTCACCCTTTCCTGAGGGATCTGCTGGAGTTCTGGGTGGGTGATTAGCCTGTGCAATCTACACCCGAACACCATATTGCACGTCTtggtctttatccatttctgtgaggcgtatctgaggattcttccacacttcaacctcttcaacacctgttttggttgaagaagaagggcgacaGTGGTtgcaaggtggtcggcggcgtatatctATAGCTCCGGGATAggatggccagcgaatacattaatgtaccgctgaacacttctctgaaaggatggaacgccaggtggttctacattaaGCAGAGCCACCCTGTAATCCGCTACGATGTCCACCACATCCCGGAGAGCCAGAGTAGCTGGTCGGAGAGACCAAAcaacgctgacatggagcaagtgagggagctcctcgactTGATTAAAGGCGCGGAGATTAGAGGTGAATTGGTGgcggcaagcttcatagtgcgccgcatctagccctgcaaagagagggcccacctggGCTTTGACTACAAGGGTGATGACGACTGGACTCGGGAAGAGGACGGAATGGCTGACGAAGAAAAGAAGTAATAGGACGGGCCATAGAGCTATTCGCTACCAACGCC is part of the Miscanthus floridulus cultivar M001 chromosome 9, ASM1932011v1, whole genome shotgun sequence genome and encodes:
- the LOC136480484 gene encoding BURP domain-containing protein 9-like, encoding MGVNGAYNTVEGNVGAYNTVRVRVVVEYYTGIRVGCTSSTNFSKSNDKKADFRWDFDAKEDDKKDNHRWDFGTKADDKKADCRWDFDAKQDEKKANRRWDFATNGDDKKADFRWDFDAKEDDKKANHRWDFAVKVDEKMADFRWDFDAKLGDTKANHRWDFATNGDDKKTDFRWDFDAKEGEEKANHRWDFATKGDDKKVGFRWNFDAKQDDKKADHRWDFAIDGDDKKVDFRWDVDAKEDDEKTNHRWDFATKADGKKADFRWDFDAKQEEGKSNHRWDFATKGDNEKANHRWDLNNFPSLHMGRPHKKEVLEHVHGHGQHGTGHSHGHFNFATLLFTEDALTPGTMVSPYIEPSASPVPFLRRDVSDSIALSTSNFSRIMSKFGPMASTLSMAPRDMWSTVRTCEHPHGVEGEQHVCAASIESMVELAASVLGTRDLRAFSSSADVPAEGVASPPGSPPYKVAAVRAVTAPGQPATTMTCHSMEFPYAVFYCHAVNPTRVYEVTLTRIASEDDGAAATSPSTMRALAVCHLDTSRFSPDNAFFVARRLKPGDAAVCHFTGRGGVVWAPATASTTQEVGQVAVAAQ